The proteins below come from a single Papaver somniferum cultivar HN1 chromosome 11, ASM357369v1, whole genome shotgun sequence genomic window:
- the LOC113322802 gene encoding (RS)-norcoclaurine 6-O-methyltransferase-like, which produces MEIHLESQEQEMKYQSQIWNQICGTVDTSVLRCAIQLGIFDAIHNSGKPMITLTELSSIVSSPSSSSIEPCNLYRLVRYLSQMDLISIGECLNEATVSLTGTSKLLLRNQEKSLIDWVLAISCEMMVVVWHELSSSVSTPADEPPIFQKVHGKNALELAGEFPEWNDLINNAMTSDTSVTKPALIQGCGKILNGVTSLIDVGGGHGATMAYIVEAFPHIKGAVIDLPHVVEAAPERPGVEFISGDIFKSISNADAVLLKYVLHNWEDTECVNLLKRCKEAVPADKGKVIIMDLVIDDDDNSILTQAKLSLDLTVMNHGGGRERTKEDWRNLIEMSGFSRHEIIPISAMPSIIVAYP; this is translated from the exons ATGGAAATTCATTTAGAAAGCCAAGAACAAGAAATGAAATATCAATCTCAAATCTGGAACCAAATATGTGGCACTGTTGATACCTCTGTTCTGAGATGTGCAATTCAATTAGGTATATTTGATGCCATTCATAACTCTGGCAAACCAATGATTACCTTAACCGAATTATCAAGCATTGTTTCATCAccctcttcatcttcaatcgaacCCTGCAACTTGTATAGATTAGTGAGATACTTATCCCAAATGGATCTCATTAGTATCGGAGAATGTTTGAATGAAGCAACTGTTTCATTAACAGGCACATCCAAGTTACTACTTAGAAACCAAGAAAAGAGTTTAATTGATTGGGTATTGGCAATTTCTTGCGAAATGATGGTTGTTGTTTGGCACGAACTAAGTAGCTCTGTTTCAACTCCTGCGGATGAGCCTCCAATCTTCCAGAAGGTTCATGGTAAAAATGCTTTAGAATTAGCAGGGGAATTTCCAGAATGGAATGATCTGATCAACAATGCTATGACTAGTGATACTAGTGTAACTAAGCCAGCGCTAATACAAGGATGTGGCAAAATCCTGAACGGAGTTACATCGTTAATTGATGTCGGTGGTGGTCACGGTGCCACTATGGCCTACATAGTTGAAGCTTTTCCTCACATAAAAGGTGCGGTAATCGATTTACCACATGTTGTTGAAGCCGCTCCGGAGCGTCCAGGTGTTGAGTTCATCAGCGGTGATATATTCAAGTCCATTTCTAACGCTGATGCTGTGTTGTTGAAG TATGTCCTGCACAATTGGGAAGATACGGAATGTGTGAATTTACTGAAGAGATGTAAGGAAGCAGTTCCGGCAGACAAAGGAAAAGTGATCATAATGGATTTAGTAATAGACGACGATGATAACAGTATTTTAACGCAGGCAAAGTTGAGCCTTGATCTCACTGTGATGAACCATGGAGGAGGTAGAGAAAGGACTAAAGAAGATTGGAGAAATCTAATTGAGATGTCTGGATTTAGTAGGCATGAAATAATTCCAATATCTGCCATGCCATCAATTATTGTTGCTTATCCTTAG
- the LOC113325107 gene encoding uncharacterized protein LOC113325107, whose translation MVSEQAPWAWFQRFPKFITNCGFRGSVCDPSHFVYLSVSDTAYLLLYVDDIVLTASNNTLLHRFIDLMKREFAMSDLGPLHHFLGITVTRSSSGSLDGALQYLTFTRPDISYAVQQVCLFMHDPREPHMQALKRIIRYLQGTIHHGLFISVSTTSGLTTYSDDDWAGCPDSRRSTSGYCVFLGDNLISWSSKRQATISRSSAEAEYRG comes from the exons atggtatcagagcaggctccATGGGCGTGGTTTCAGAGGTTTCCCaagtttattactaattgtggtttTCGTGGTAGTGTGTGTGACCCATCTCACTTTGTTTATCTATCCGTCTCAGATACTGCATATTTACTgctttatgtagatgatattgttTTGACTGCCTCTAACAATACTCTCCTACACCGCTTCATTGATCTAATGAAACGGGAATTCGCCATGTCTGATCTTGGACCGCTACATCACTTTCTGGGGATTACTGTCACTCGATCATCTTCAGG AAGCCTGGATGGAGCATTACAGTACCTCACCTTCACCCGGCCAGATATTTCATATGCAGTTCAACAGGTATGTTTATTCATGCACGACCCACGAGAGCCTCACATGCAGGCCCTTAAGCGAATCATTCGCTATCTTCAGGGCACAATTCATCACGGTTTATTTATCTCGGTCTCCACTACTTCTGGATTAACAACATACTCTGATGATGACTGGGCGGGATGCCCTGACTCTCGTCGATCGACTTCCGGTTACTGCGTCTTTCTTGGTGACAACCTCATCTCCTGGTCATCCAAACGTCAGGCAACAATTTCTCGATccagtgctgaagctgaatacCGGGGGTAG